The proteins below are encoded in one region of Balaenoptera acutorostrata chromosome 11, mBalAcu1.1, whole genome shotgun sequence:
- the LOC114235603 gene encoding NADH dehydrogenase [ubiquinone] 1 beta subcomplex subunit 3-like → KNQLKKASNNNLAHGHGHEHGHSKMELPDYKQQKIEGTPLETVQEKLAAQGLRDPWGRSEASRYTGGFANNVSFVGVLLKGFKWGFAALVVAVGAEYYLESRKKRHH, encoded by the coding sequence aagaatcaactgAAGAAAGCAAGTAACAACAACTTGGCCCATGGACATGGGCATGAACATGGTCATAGTAAAATGGAACTTCCAGATTATAAACAACAGAAGATAGAAGGGACACCATTAGAAACTGTCCAGGAGAAGCTGGCTGCACAAGGGCTAAGGGATCCATGGGGCCGCAGTGAAGCTTCGAGATACACAGGTGGCTTTGCAAATAATGTTTCCTTTGTTGGTGTATTATTAAAAGGATTCAAATGGGGATTTGCTGCACTTGTGGTAGCTGTAGGGGCTGAATATTACCTGGAGTCCCGCAAAAAGAGGCATCACTGA